Within the Arthrobacter caoxuetaonis genome, the region GTCCACAGGTTGGTGGTGGTCCAGTAAATCAGGACGCCGATCGGGAAGTTGATGCCGCCGATGCCGAAAACGAGCGGCAGTACGTAGAGCATCATCTTCTGCTGGCGCATGAACGGGCTCTGCAGCGCTTCTTCAGACATGTTCTTGGACATGATCTGCTTCTGCGTGATGAACTGCGACGCCGTCATGGCGATGATCATGATGATCGAGAGAACCACAACGGAAGTGTGGCCCTCCGTGCCGAATCCGTGCAGCAGCGAGGAGGAGAGCGGCGCACCGAGGATCGTGGCTTCATCGAACTGGACGACGGCGTCATGGGTGAGAGCGCCAATGCCCTCGCCGTCCGAGCTGGCGTTGGAAACACCGTTCAGCACCTGGAACAGGGCGAAGAAGAACGGCATCTGGATCAGCATCGGCAGGCACGCCGCGAAGGGGTTCGTGCCGTGCTTCTTGTACAGGGCCATCTGCTCCTGCGTCATCGCCTGGCGCGAGAGCTGGTCCGTCTTGCCCTTGTACTTCTGCTGGAGCTTACGCAGATCCGGCTGCAGCGACTGCATGCCGCGCTGCGCCTTGATCTGCTTGACGAAAACCGGAATCAGGGCGGCACGGATGACAATAACCAGACCAATGATGGACAGCGTCCAGGTCCATCCGGATGCGGCATCCATCCCGAGGAACACAAATCCC harbors:
- the yidC gene encoding membrane protein insertase YidC is translated as MGFFDTIMFPFKWVVSWIMWIFHEGFVFLGMDAASGWTWTLSIIGLVIVIRAALIPVFVKQIKAQRGMQSLQPDLRKLQQKYKGKTDQLSRQAMTQEQMALYKKHGTNPFAACLPMLIQMPFFFALFQVLNGVSNASSDGEGIGALTHDAVVQFDEATILGAPLSSSLLHGFGTEGHTSVVVLSIIMIIAMTASQFITQKQIMSKNMSEEALQSPFMRQQKMMLYVLPLVFGIGGINFPIGVLIYWTTTNLWTMAQQFFVIRRMPTPGSPAAKALAERRARKGLPMMPLLGEKKSEPVEEVPVPAKAQRQQPQRKNRKKR